A section of the Venturia canescens isolate UGA chromosome 11, ASM1945775v1, whole genome shotgun sequence genome encodes:
- the LOC122417771 gene encoding probable ATP-dependent helicase PF08_0048: protein MFAFEVIDLTNEDVYEREIEVIDLEPNESTSADSVSDGDCVHNEIHIADEERDANCVMSDETEDDLSLYEGPFEFPDSERVASLNYEIGVDEVEIVDFVSNDGSDEEEVMVIDISDNEGDEVSVDNDVGGERDNMIINISDDDDDDDDDGGNINNQDNNVRNNGDDIDELNDEDVNNILDETERDFAYYERDVEFHQIEQRKLIRRMKALSRIPPSMRGNQLNGG, encoded by the exons atgtttgcattTGAAGTTATCGACCTCACGAATGAGGATGTTTACGAGCGCGAAATTGAAGTCATCGATCTTGAACCTAATGAAAGTACGAGTGCAGATTCAGTTAGTGACGGCGATTGTGTTCACAACGAAATTCATATTGCAGATGAAGAAAGGGACGCGAATTGTGTAATGAGTGATGAAACGGAGGACGATTTATCGCTTTATGAAGGGCCTTTCGAGTTCCCCGATAGTGAACGTGTTGCATCACTCAATTATGAAATTGGTGTGGATGAAG TGGAGATCGTCGATTTCGTGAGTAATGATGGTAGTGATGAGGAAGAAGTGATGGTGATTGACATTTCAGACAACGAAGGTGATGAAGTTAGTGTGGACAATGATGTGGGTGGTGAAAGAGATAATATGATTATTAATATCTCAgatgatgacgacgacgacgacgacgacggaggTAATATCAACAATCAGGACAATAATGTGCGCAATAATGGAGATGATATCGATGAGTTAAACGATGAAGATGTGAATAACATTCTCGATGAAACGGAGCGGGACTTTGCTTATTATGAGCGAGATGTCGAGTTTCATCAAATCGAACAGAGGAAACTAATCCGCCGGATGAAGGCTTTGAGTCGGATTCCTCCGTCGATGAGGGGGAATCAACTCAACGGCGGCTGA
- the LOC122417770 gene encoding uncharacterized protein, whose protein sequence is MYDVLTNKKHDEHPYKYDVNCKLVIALVDAGIGEAQINTILSALNIKSVSMCTIRKYEMFVAKAFTGAAKISCQKAIAMEISNTKAEQPSETSNDLYNENMNPGSCVVGPTVKGTQLLLGLSPGKNTKAFREHKDKLKEKRRQVTKTLDFYKRRCEKETLRKKRDSAASRKEGTSYESGCGLNNASEVLNDLPPTADENQNYMGAKFVFVDLETSGLGPAAEICQNGINARASEITGLSVVNGELFLDDEKQTTVSLQTALSNFLRYLSGFQRQGPIILLAHNGTRFDFPIILRNMEKLNLMSEYRAVVAGFVDTLDVFKKVLPKRESYSQENLATALLNPDGHYHNRAHNAISDVLTLNQLVNTLNDKATILLQATKSFGKILRDQKMKPIATANVATLQPLVGAISRGMITKIAKAGIAMSALTKIFNDSGEAGVRSLLTEMVNGVVRVTNNKAILAKLISKLSELQSHS, encoded by the exons ATGTATGACGTTTTGACTAACAAAAAACACGACGAACATCCGTACAAATACGACGTGAACTGTAAGCTCGTTATCG CTCTCGTGGACGCAGGTATCGGTGAGGCTCAAATTAACACAATTTTATCGGCTTTGAATATAAAATCGGTATCCATGTGCACGATCCGAAAATATGAAATGTTCGTAGCCAAAGCTTTCACCGGAGCTGCTAAAATCAGTTGCCAAAAAGCTATTGCAATGGAAATTTCAAATACGAAAGCAGAGCAACCATCTGAGACCTCCAATGATTTATATAATGAAAACATGAATCCAGGATCTTGCGTAGTAGGTCCTACAGTAAAAGGAACACAATTACT ATTAGGTCTTTCACCTGGCAAAAATACTAAGGCTTTCAGAGAACACAAggacaaattgaaagaaaaaagaaggcaAGTCACTAAAACCTTAGACTTTTACAAAAGACGTTGTGAAAAAGAGACATTGCGGAAGAAAAGAGACTCTGCTGCTAGTCGAAAAGAAGGCACCAGTTATGAATCTGGCTGTGGTTTGAACAACGCATCAGAAGTTTTGAATGATTTGCCTCCAACTGCAG atgaaaatcaaaattacaTGGGTGCAAAATTCGTCTTCGTCGACCTTGAGACAAGTGGCCTTGGACCTGCTGCAGAAATATGCCAG AATGGCATAAACGCAAGAGCCTCCGAGATAACGGGGCTATCTGTGGTAAATGGAGAATTGTTCCTCGATGATGAAAAGCAGACAACAGTATCGCTTCAAACAGCTTTGAGCAATTTTTTGCGATACTTGAGCGGATTCCAGAGGCAGGGgccaattattttattagcTCATAATGGGACTCG ATTCGATTTCCCAATTATCCTGAGGAATATGGAAAAACTAAATTTGATGTCTGAGTACCGAGCAGTTGTTGCAGGCTTTGTCGATACTCTGGAcgttttcaaaaaagttttACCAAAACGTGAATCATACAGTCAAGAAAATCTTGCAACAGCTTTATTAAACCCTGATGGACATTATCACAATCGAGCACACAATGCAATCTCCGATGTTCTCACTCTGAACCAACTTGTCAATACTTTGAATGATAAAGCTACAATACTTTTACAGGCAACAAAAAGTTTCGGCAAAATTTTGAGGGATCAAAAAATGAAACCAATCGCGACAGCAAACGTAGCAACATTGCAACCATTAGTAGGTGCAATTAGTCGTGGGATGATCACGAAAATAGCAAAAGCTGGCATCGCAATGTCAGCGcttacgaaaattttcaacgacagTGGTGAAGCTGGGGTCAGGTCTTTATTGACAGAAATGGTGAATGGCGTAGTTCGAGTGACAAATAATAAAGCGATACTCGCAAAACTAATTTCCAAACTCTCTGAGCTTCAAAGTCATTCATGA